In a genomic window of Methanosarcina horonobensis HB-1 = JCM 15518:
- a CDS encoding APC family permease has product MSENHEAACLVKTLRPFHVWALGVGIVLVGEYMGWNFTVAKGGVLGSLLAMLVAGTMYVIISLCASELGSATKLAGGPYDWARLFVGPGAAASVGLAVYMEYIALEAADAIVVAFIAQSIFPELQVFPVTLLVIALLTFINYRGVVAALTLNFVLTMIAFIAIVIFFFATAFGGVNIHPEYLFQGALPNGMIGLFAALQFGPWFYLGIEGAAMCAEECKHPSRAVPLGQQAGMITLLIGAAMTLYLCSVLIPADLLGVSVYPLFEAAQNSGIFIFIALLGLGTFLTCVASANGCVCDSSRSWFALSRDNYVSSWFSAVHPKYNTPYRAVIFTMPVAIGFAFSGFLDQVITFSIVSGLLCYVLIPFSLIRFRNLFPQSTSRIRPFVGPLQPYIAYFAIAIAITILSTLFWGYKYNLIFAFVFYGIAYFYFSHRHKSSNIENNWAEMGWPLPNGSENRRIGKEAMGVGDE; this is encoded by the coding sequence GTGTCTGAAAACCATGAAGCTGCCTGCCTGGTAAAGACTCTGCGGCCCTTCCATGTATGGGCTCTCGGAGTAGGAATCGTGCTGGTCGGAGAGTACATGGGATGGAACTTTACTGTCGCAAAAGGAGGAGTTCTGGGTTCCCTGCTTGCCATGCTGGTTGCAGGAACAATGTATGTCATAATCTCCCTCTGTGCCAGTGAACTCGGGTCAGCAACCAAACTTGCGGGAGGGCCGTATGACTGGGCAAGACTTTTTGTCGGGCCCGGAGCAGCTGCCAGTGTAGGGCTTGCAGTTTATATGGAATACATAGCCCTTGAAGCGGCAGATGCTATTGTTGTTGCATTTATTGCACAGAGCATCTTCCCTGAGCTGCAGGTTTTTCCTGTGACTCTGCTTGTTATTGCTCTTCTGACCTTCATTAATTACCGTGGCGTAGTTGCGGCATTAACCCTGAACTTTGTCCTGACCATGATCGCTTTCATCGCAATAGTGATCTTCTTCTTCGCAACCGCCTTTGGAGGAGTGAACATCCACCCTGAGTACCTTTTCCAGGGGGCCCTGCCAAACGGCATGATAGGCCTCTTTGCAGCCCTGCAATTCGGGCCGTGGTTCTATTTAGGTATAGAAGGGGCTGCAATGTGCGCCGAAGAGTGCAAACACCCGTCAAGGGCAGTGCCTCTCGGACAGCAGGCCGGGATGATAACCCTGCTTATAGGAGCGGCAATGACCCTCTATCTGTGCTCAGTGCTGATTCCAGCGGACCTGCTCGGAGTTTCCGTGTATCCGCTTTTTGAAGCTGCACAGAACAGCGGGATCTTTATCTTTATTGCCCTGCTCGGATTAGGAACATTCCTGACCTGCGTTGCCAGTGCAAACGGCTGCGTCTGCGACTCTTCACGCTCGTGGTTTGCCCTTTCCAGAGACAATTATGTGTCTTCCTGGTTCTCGGCAGTGCACCCGAAGTACAATACCCCATACAGGGCAGTGATTTTTACGATGCCTGTTGCAATAGGCTTTGCATTCAGCGGTTTCCTTGACCAGGTAATTACCTTCTCCATTGTCTCGGGGCTGCTCTGTTACGTGCTGATTCCTTTCTCCCTGATTCGTTTCAGGAATCTATTCCCGCAGAGCACAAGCAGGATCAGGCCTTTTGTGGGCCCTCTTCAGCCGTATATTGCTTACTTTGCAATCGCAATCGCAATTACGATTCTTTCAACGCTGTTCTGGGGCTACAAGTATAACCTGATCTTTGCCTTTGTGTTCTACGGCATTGCATACTTCTACTTCAGCCACAGGCACAAGAGTTCAAACATAGAGAACAACTGGGCTGAAATGGGCTGGCCCTTACCCAATGGCTCGGAAAATAGAAGAATAGGAAAGGAGGCGATGGGCGTTGGAGACGAATAA
- a CDS encoding efflux RND transporter permease subunit yields the protein MAQKNIVTEIFDIVFIFVLAFACVVIPTVLQGAVLVSWEEGGAGIGFVWDPVGFFSFLLVIIAFFVVILYHSVKHYRY from the coding sequence ATGGCACAGAAGAACATCGTTACAGAGATCTTTGATATTGTGTTTATTTTCGTTCTTGCCTTCGCCTGTGTGGTTATTCCCACAGTACTCCAGGGAGCTGTACTCGTTTCCTGGGAAGAAGGAGGAGCAGGAATAGGCTTTGTCTGGGACCCGGTAGGTTTCTTCAGTTTCTTGCTTGTAATAATTGCTTTCTTTGTAGTGATCCTGTATCATTCGGTAAAGCATTACAGGTACTGA
- a CDS encoding S8 family serine peptidase, with translation MNMRKKVGKFSKKTRMELLSISCIILLSLFPFTALAENTNISDKTGTGSKISTTLSLKIAETSATEQIPVIILLKKQGIPFNIVKGKSQIENEQKNLTNFLKDAESSKKAQKIKSIKIVNAVAANVTPDVIASLTERPEVSIIELDEAVSIAEGQGFFVKEIETSDVVQNNAWGVDKIGAPAVWQQGITEKRVVVAVVDSGIDVQHPDLDDLDDNPGTNDPKVVDWIDYINGNNSPYDDYGHGTHVAGTISGTGANGLHIGVAPGTNLIAAKVLDESGSGRASNVILAFEWAANNGARVINYSCGGLRHYSPFTVAVDNLVAAGVIPVVAAGNSGMNSYTIECPGDEINSTTVGATDSSDTVADFSSRGPVDLYGQNYIKPDVSAPGVDVESAYPGGSYKVASGTSMATPHVSGTVALMLEKNPALRPSEIKQILESTAVDLGPAGKDNEYGSGRVDAYEAVFFKEEKPILPVANFNSNVTNGYAPLPVQFTDLSQNAVSLSWDFESDGIIDSSLQNPIHLYAAPGTYTVNLIATNENGADSKFATITVLEQGLLPVADFSSNITNGYAPLTVQFTDLSENAIEWSWDFGDKTYSTDANPAHAYKKPGKYTVSLTVKNADGMDVEEKSKYIIVSKRK, from the coding sequence ATGAACATGCGGAAAAAGGTCGGAAAATTTTCAAAAAAGACAAGGATGGAATTACTAAGCATAAGCTGTATAATATTGTTATCGTTGTTCCCATTTACGGCATTAGCTGAGAACACAAATATATCTGACAAAACTGGTACAGGCAGTAAGATATCAACAACGCTATCTCTAAAAATTGCTGAAACTTCAGCAACTGAGCAAATTCCTGTAATTATTCTATTGAAAAAGCAGGGTATTCCATTTAATATTGTAAAAGGGAAATCTCAAATCGAGAACGAGCAGAAAAATCTAACAAACTTTCTTAAGGATGCCGAATCTAGTAAAAAAGCACAAAAAATCAAATCCATCAAAATTGTTAACGCTGTTGCAGCTAATGTAACGCCGGATGTGATAGCTTCCCTTACTGAGAGACCCGAAGTTTCGATAATCGAGCTTGACGAAGCTGTTTCCATAGCAGAAGGCCAGGGATTCTTTGTAAAAGAAATAGAAACATCAGATGTCGTGCAAAATAATGCATGGGGAGTCGATAAGATTGGAGCGCCGGCAGTATGGCAGCAGGGTATAACTGAAAAAAGAGTTGTCGTTGCTGTTGTGGATTCCGGTATTGATGTGCAGCATCCCGATCTTGACGATCTTGATGATAATCCGGGTACAAATGATCCAAAGGTCGTGGACTGGATTGACTACATAAATGGAAATAACTCTCCTTATGATGATTATGGGCACGGCACTCATGTTGCAGGAACTATCTCAGGGACCGGTGCTAACGGGTTGCACATCGGAGTTGCGCCGGGTACAAATTTAATTGCAGCAAAAGTGCTTGATGAATCCGGTTCGGGTCGTGCGTCCAATGTCATTCTTGCGTTTGAGTGGGCAGCGAATAACGGTGCTCGTGTTATAAATTATAGTTGTGGGGGATTACGTCATTATTCTCCATTCACAGTTGCCGTAGATAACCTTGTGGCAGCAGGTGTAATTCCCGTTGTGGCTGCTGGCAACTCCGGGATGAACTCTTATACAATAGAGTGCCCAGGTGATGAAATCAATTCTACGACTGTTGGCGCAACTGATTCTTCTGATACTGTAGCGGATTTTAGCAGCCGCGGTCCTGTCGATCTTTACGGGCAGAATTACATTAAACCTGATGTTTCCGCGCCCGGAGTAGATGTCGAGTCAGCATATCCGGGCGGTTCCTATAAGGTTGCAAGCGGGACTTCAATGGCTACTCCACATGTCTCCGGTACTGTAGCTTTAATGCTGGAAAAAAATCCTGCCCTCAGGCCATCTGAGATAAAGCAGATCTTAGAAAGTACAGCTGTGGATCTCGGGCCGGCAGGAAAGGATAACGAGTATGGCTCAGGCCGGGTAGATGCATATGAAGCAGTATTCTTCAAAGAAGAGAAACCGATCCTTCCTGTAGCGAACTTCAACAGCAATGTGACCAATGGTTATGCTCCTCTTCCTGTTCAGTTTACTGACCTATCTCAAAATGCAGTTTCTTTAAGCTGGGATTTTGAGAGTGACGGTATAATAGACTCAAGCCTTCAGAACCCGATTCATTTGTATGCAGCCCCAGGAACCTATACGGTTAACCTGATTGCAACCAATGAAAACGGTGCAGATTCAAAATTTGCCACAATAACTGTTTTAGAGCAAGGATTACTTCCTGTAGCGGATTTCAGCAGCAATATAACCAACGGTTATGCTCCCCTTACCGTACAATTTACAGACCTATCAGAAAATGCAATAGAATGGAGCTGGGATTTTGGGGACAAGACATATTCAACAGATGCGAATCCTGCACACGCGTATAAGAAACCAGGAAAATACACCGTCAGCTTAACAGTAAAGAATGCAGATGGAATGGACGTGGAGGAAAAGTCCAAATATATTATAGTTTCGAAAAGAAAATAA
- a CDS encoding AAA family ATPase, with the protein MQDLWTLKYRADTLEGLLGNEHAVKTLSELVQSRTLPHLIFYGPENSGKTTSSLALARQLYGDTWKNNFAYFNASDFFDQGKRYLVRDRRFIRFIGTDDPKKIYKSVIDIFKEIINEYAGMAPLDADYKIIYIDNAESLSSDAQHALRRIMEKYSSTCRFILSTTRPSKLISPLRSRGLQVFFAYVSDSVLKPYLERIVLAEKLNLSSRAVDAILYLAKGNVARAVQTLQLAALKEGAEITEEIVFEATMKGRDEIVDSLLEAALAGDFLRGRQLIDEMIIEKGFSGIDILEGLTEALIDSGETDKDVARLIVKISETDARLTDATSERIQLEELISTFS; encoded by the coding sequence ATGCAGGATCTCTGGACTCTAAAATACAGAGCAGATACCCTTGAAGGACTGCTCGGAAACGAACATGCCGTAAAAACACTTTCCGAACTGGTTCAGTCCAGGACTCTTCCCCACCTCATTTTTTACGGCCCTGAAAATTCAGGAAAAACAACATCTTCTCTTGCTCTTGCCAGGCAGCTCTACGGAGATACCTGGAAGAACAATTTTGCATACTTTAATGCCTCGGACTTTTTCGATCAGGGAAAACGCTATCTTGTAAGGGACCGACGTTTTATCCGCTTCATCGGGACTGATGACCCGAAAAAAATCTATAAAAGCGTGATCGATATTTTTAAGGAGATCATTAATGAGTACGCCGGAATGGCTCCCCTGGACGCTGATTACAAGATAATTTATATTGATAATGCAGAGTCCCTGAGCTCAGATGCTCAGCACGCTCTCAGGCGGATCATGGAAAAGTACAGTTCAACCTGCAGGTTTATTCTTTCCACTACAAGACCTTCGAAACTCATTTCTCCCCTTCGTTCAAGGGGCCTTCAGGTCTTTTTTGCCTATGTTTCGGATTCTGTCCTGAAACCCTATCTTGAGAGAATTGTTCTTGCTGAAAAACTGAATCTCTCAAGCAGGGCAGTTGATGCTATTCTTTATCTCGCTAAAGGGAATGTTGCAAGAGCTGTTCAGACCCTCCAGCTTGCTGCCCTGAAAGAAGGCGCTGAAATCACGGAAGAAATCGTCTTTGAAGCTACTATGAAAGGTAGGGACGAAATTGTGGATTCACTGCTTGAGGCTGCTCTTGCAGGGGACTTCTTGAGAGGTCGCCAGCTTATAGACGAAATGATTATTGAAAAAGGGTTTTCAGGAATCGATATCCTTGAAGGGCTTACCGAAGCTCTTATAGATTCGGGAGAAACCGATAAGGATGTTGCGCGTCTTATCGTGAAAATCTCAGAAACCGATGCGAGACTTACAGATGCTACCAGTGAGAGGATCCAGCTCGAAGAACTGATTTCCACATTTTCCTGA
- a CDS encoding preprotein translocase subunit SecD: MSDKKSLFKNVRVIIFILALLASIVLIHPGYTPGEGITTNLNYGLDLEGGSWLQIKLEGALVQVDADPGMIVSQMVEPVIGAPIQITDSNLGVGGVSQSESSITFTTSAPVSTSQLELLELGTVSVDKLSQNTTQVTIATTKEALIKAYLAQAFDAEVLPIRTEDGVVYEIRAEASEEEVETLMEKVGGTILRNEDGTLTYREGVSTDTRDLTRDILNDKLNSLGLKDIPVRTVGEDYILIDFAGIDLATAKDIAEKPGKFEIRIQTTGNETQHILYGDSVESVGIPTYHDNQWHAPFTLSEEGARALQKIAIETGATDNPDAHYLNMYLDENKIYGAPLSYSAAARLKETPIYSWEASTGTDEEARAEAEQLQIHLRAGALPVNVVLVGSGHVDASLGEQFKSEAVIAGLLSLIAVAAVVFRRYRRPEILVPMVGTSISEVIMILGVAAAIGWQMDLAAIAGIIAAIGTGIDHLVIITDEVLYEGKLPPTKVFLSRIGKAFAIIFGAAATTIIAMSPLVVMGFGALKGFAITTIIGVFIGVVIARPVYGVVIKELLETNENGAQAGDFAE, translated from the coding sequence ATGAGCGATAAAAAAAGTCTATTTAAAAATGTAAGAGTTATCATCTTCATACTTGCCCTGCTTGCTTCGATTGTGCTTATCCATCCGGGTTACACCCCCGGTGAAGGGATAACAACTAACCTGAACTACGGGCTTGACCTTGAAGGTGGTTCCTGGCTTCAGATCAAATTAGAGGGAGCTCTTGTCCAGGTAGATGCTGATCCAGGAATGATAGTCAGTCAAATGGTAGAACCTGTCATTGGGGCCCCTATCCAGATCACAGATAGCAACCTGGGTGTCGGTGGAGTGAGCCAGTCCGAAAGTTCAATCACATTCACAACATCCGCTCCGGTTAGTACATCGCAACTTGAGCTTCTGGAGCTTGGCACTGTAAGCGTTGATAAGCTGAGCCAGAACACAACACAGGTGACTATCGCTACAACTAAAGAAGCCCTTATCAAGGCTTACCTTGCACAGGCCTTTGATGCGGAAGTGCTTCCCATCCGTACCGAAGACGGTGTTGTCTATGAGATCAGGGCTGAAGCTTCAGAAGAAGAGGTTGAAACCCTTATGGAGAAGGTCGGAGGGACAATCCTTAGAAACGAAGACGGAACTTTGACTTATAGAGAGGGAGTCAGTACCGATACAAGGGACCTGACTCGAGATATTCTAAATGACAAACTAAACTCTCTTGGCTTGAAGGATATTCCTGTCAGGACTGTTGGAGAAGACTATATTCTTATTGATTTTGCAGGCATTGACCTTGCAACTGCAAAAGATATTGCTGAGAAGCCCGGAAAATTCGAGATCCGCATACAGACAACAGGAAATGAGACCCAGCACATCCTTTACGGTGACTCCGTTGAAAGTGTGGGGATTCCGACTTACCACGATAACCAGTGGCATGCTCCATTTACCCTGAGTGAAGAAGGAGCCCGTGCTCTCCAGAAAATCGCAATTGAGACCGGAGCTACGGATAATCCGGACGCCCACTACCTGAACATGTATCTGGATGAAAACAAAATCTACGGGGCTCCTCTTAGCTATTCGGCAGCTGCCAGGCTGAAAGAAACTCCTATCTATTCCTGGGAAGCTTCTACAGGCACTGACGAGGAAGCAAGGGCTGAAGCCGAGCAGCTCCAGATTCACCTCAGGGCAGGAGCTCTACCTGTAAACGTGGTGCTCGTAGGTTCGGGACATGTTGATGCATCTCTTGGTGAACAGTTTAAGTCCGAAGCCGTGATCGCAGGCCTTCTTTCCTTAATAGCAGTTGCTGCAGTTGTTTTCCGCAGGTACAGGAGACCGGAAATCCTGGTCCCAATGGTCGGGACTTCCATTAGTGAAGTTATCATGATTCTTGGAGTTGCAGCAGCTATCGGCTGGCAGATGGATCTTGCAGCAATTGCAGGTATTATTGCTGCGATTGGAACAGGTATTGACCACCTTGTAATCATTACAGATGAGGTGCTTTACGAAGGCAAGCTCCCGCCAACAAAGGTCTTCCTTTCAAGGATCGGGAAAGCCTTCGCAATCATCTTCGGGGCGGCCGCCACAACAATCATTGCCATGTCTCCTCTGGTGGTCATGGGCTTCGGAGCCCTGAAGGGATTTGCCATCACCACTATTATTGGAGTTTTCATTGGTGTGGTTATTGCAAGACCTGTTTACGGTGTGGTTATCAAGGAACTGCTTGAGACAAACGAAAACGGGGCTCAGGCAGGCGACTTTGCTGAGTAA
- a CDS encoding protein translocase subunit SecF, with product MATGLTDLLDNFVKNHDNRQLLAIPLAVLALSLAVLLVSFASSGSPVILGMEFQGGTQISVETTDSPAVLEEMYSSYPITDARQAGSRVIMQFGIMDNEKQRQLEDDVMSRYSSVEIKQIGPVYGQELQVQALQALFISFIGMSIVVFLIFRSAVPSFAVVLSALSDITIAAAFMRVAGIELSLGTVAALLMLIGYSVDSDILLTNRVLKRRGLVEEKVSRAMQTGITMTTTTLAALVVMYVVSTFPYLVIPSFTQITLLSQISIVLIVGLVADIMNTWLLNTGILRWYAMKPEFRGRYNR from the coding sequence ATGGCAACAGGTTTGACCGATCTTTTAGATAATTTCGTGAAAAATCACGATAATCGCCAGTTGCTGGCAATCCCTCTTGCAGTACTCGCACTCTCTTTAGCTGTACTGCTAGTTTCCTTTGCAAGCAGCGGGTCGCCGGTAATCCTGGGAATGGAGTTCCAGGGCGGTACCCAGATTTCGGTAGAAACAACCGATTCTCCCGCTGTGCTTGAAGAAATGTACTCCTCTTACCCTATCACTGATGCCCGGCAAGCCGGAAGCAGGGTTATCATGCAGTTCGGGATTATGGACAATGAAAAACAGCGACAGCTTGAAGACGATGTAATGAGCCGCTATTCCAGTGTAGAAATCAAGCAGATAGGGCCTGTTTACGGCCAGGAACTGCAGGTTCAGGCTCTTCAGGCTCTTTTTATATCCTTTATAGGAATGTCAATTGTAGTCTTCCTGATTTTCCGGAGCGCTGTACCTTCTTTTGCAGTTGTGCTCTCTGCCCTTTCGGACATTACAATTGCCGCTGCTTTCATGCGAGTTGCAGGGATTGAACTTTCACTTGGAACGGTTGCAGCCCTGCTTATGCTCATCGGTTATTCCGTAGATAGTGACATTTTGCTAACAAACAGGGTACTCAAACGAAGGGGCCTGGTAGAAGAAAAGGTCTCAAGGGCAATGCAGACCGGTATCACCATGACCACGACAACTCTTGCGGCCCTTGTAGTCATGTATGTGGTTTCAACTTTCCCTTATCTGGTAATTCCATCATTCACACAGATTACCCTGCTTTCGCAAATTTCAATTGTATTGATAGTGGGACTTGTTGCGGATATTATGAATACATGGCTTCTTAATACCGGTATTCTGCGGTGGTATGCGATGAAACCCGAATTCAGGGGGAGGTATAACAGATGA
- a CDS encoding deoxycytidylate deaminase translates to MTERPSLDEYFLEIAFVVGKRATCLRNNVGAVIVRDKRILSTGYNGAPSGMEHCLDIGCIRDLEKIPSGTRHEKCRAVHAEQNAIIQAAIHGVSIAGATIYCTHQPCILCAKMIINSNIKRVVYSIPYPDTDSLVFFRSAGVEVEYIPLN, encoded by the coding sequence ATGACAGAAAGACCCTCCCTTGACGAATACTTCCTTGAAATAGCCTTTGTGGTAGGCAAACGGGCGACCTGCCTCCGGAATAACGTAGGGGCAGTGATCGTCCGGGATAAACGCATTCTTTCAACCGGATATAACGGAGCCCCAAGTGGTATGGAGCACTGCCTTGACATCGGGTGCATCCGGGACCTTGAAAAAATTCCTTCAGGCACGCGGCATGAGAAATGCAGAGCAGTACATGCTGAGCAGAACGCCATCATTCAGGCTGCAATCCACGGGGTGAGCATTGCCGGAGCAACCATTTACTGCACGCACCAGCCATGTATTCTGTGCGCAAAAATGATTATAAACTCAAATATCAAAAGGGTAGTATACTCAATACCTTATCCTGACACCGATTCCCTTGTTTTCTTCAGAAGCGCAGGCGTGGAAGTCGAATATATTCCTTTGAACTGA
- a CDS encoding transposase: MSKKIMVYKGVLFEDSFENYLSRESTSICQFLYFLCLDDIAKHVERTFYTNKSWHFKYSVSSMIKLFIVKCFRKLSYDKTISSLTEEEAILLSFFDENCQIKLPSGGTLHHFVKYRLGEEGINEIMMLLGEKILKLSSEKEAKIDSTPLEASRYDKHVDYNPHYECKMDKAHITMVGTYPVFMTHTNGLVADSPELIKHIEALQKMDDNIESYSADGGYDSFLNHAYIWFHLSAKPVISYASNAVINSEGEIERIDHWVNKLWKKGGDINAKTEDKLRFLYQNGRMIQVGMYLRNQNIRDNSFKELYKKRAECEKIHGHIKDTVKFDVRRVRKQSRKMYSLLNFVAYQLLVLT, encoded by the coding sequence ATGTCTAAAAAAATTATGGTATATAAAGGAGTCCTCTTTGAGGACTCCTTCGAAAACTATCTGAGCAGAGAAAGTACCTCAATTTGCCAATTCCTGTACTTTCTCTGCCTTGACGATATTGCAAAGCACGTCGAACGTACTTTTTATACCAACAAAAGCTGGCACTTTAAATACAGTGTTTCTTCTATGATAAAATTGTTTATTGTGAAATGTTTCAGGAAACTTTCGTATGATAAAACTATTTCTTCTTTAACAGAAGAAGAAGCTATTTTGCTCTCTTTTTTTGATGAAAACTGTCAGATAAAACTTCCTTCAGGTGGAACTCTTCATCATTTTGTGAAGTATAGGCTTGGAGAAGAGGGAATCAATGAAATCATGATGTTGCTAGGTGAAAAAATTCTCAAACTCTCATCAGAAAAGGAAGCTAAGATTGATTCTACCCCACTTGAAGCTTCAAGATACGATAAGCATGTTGATTATAACCCTCATTATGAATGCAAAATGGATAAGGCTCACATTACAATGGTTGGAACTTACCCTGTGTTTATGACCCATACAAATGGTCTTGTAGCTGATTCTCCAGAACTTATCAAACACATAGAAGCTTTGCAAAAAATGGATGATAATATAGAATCATATTCAGCAGATGGAGGTTATGACTCCTTCCTGAATCATGCGTATATATGGTTCCATCTTAGCGCAAAACCAGTCATCTCTTACGCATCAAATGCTGTTATTAATAGTGAAGGAGAAATCGAAAGAATAGATCACTGGGTCAATAAGTTGTGGAAAAAAGGAGGAGACATAAACGCAAAAACGGAAGATAAACTTAGGTTCCTGTATCAGAATGGAAGAATGATACAGGTTGGGATGTATCTGAGAAATCAGAACATCAGAGATAATTCGTTTAAAGAACTATACAAAAAGAGAGCTGAATGCGAAAAGATACATGGTCATATTAAGGATACAGTAAAATTCGATGTAAGAAGAGTAAGAAAGCAGAGTAGAAAAATGTATTCACTCCTAAACTTCGTTGCATATCAACTTTTGGTGCTTACATAA
- a CDS encoding cupin domain-containing protein: protein MSEELRARTLKVEDLIEYQNGAVVSREIIRKGTGTVTIFAFDKGEGLNEHTAPFDAMVQVIDGKAEITISGNKNVLEKGDMIIMPANEPHALHALERFKMILTMIRS, encoded by the coding sequence ATGTCTGAAGAGTTAAGAGCCAGGACGCTGAAGGTAGAAGATCTAATTGAATATCAGAATGGGGCTGTTGTAAGCCGGGAAATTATCCGTAAAGGCACGGGAACCGTGACCATATTTGCTTTCGACAAAGGGGAAGGACTGAACGAACATACGGCACCTTTTGATGCCATGGTTCAGGTAATAGACGGGAAGGCAGAAATCACAATTTCCGGGAACAAGAATGTCCTGGAGAAAGGGGATATGATCATAATGCCTGCCAATGAGCCTCATGCTCTGCATGCCCTTGAAAGATTTAAAATGATTCTGACCATGATCCGGTCTTAA
- a CDS encoding coenzyme F420-0:L-glutamate ligase — MKFEAIAVEKIPLIHKGDDLPSIICERIELQDRDIIVIASTIVAKTEGEIFRLEDIIPEEQALEIAARTGKDARFIQAVLARSREVFVEAPFMLVTTLAGHTCVNAGVDESNIEHGFLLYPPENSDASASKLGNELERISGKKLSVIVTDTNGRAFKIGQTGVAIGIFKIKPIKRWIGEKDLFGKTLEITEEAIADELAGAANLLMGEGAGGIPVVIIRGLDYYFEGNTSIKESYRPEDMDVLKKGLRCLRNKR, encoded by the coding sequence TTGAAATTTGAAGCAATTGCCGTAGAAAAGATTCCCCTTATACATAAAGGGGATGACCTGCCCTCTATCATCTGTGAGAGAATTGAACTTCAGGACAGAGACATTATTGTTATTGCCTCAACCATTGTTGCAAAAACCGAAGGGGAAATCTTCAGGCTCGAAGACATTATCCCGGAAGAACAGGCTCTTGAAATAGCAGCCCGGACAGGAAAAGATGCCCGCTTTATCCAGGCTGTCCTGGCAAGGAGCAGGGAAGTTTTTGTCGAAGCGCCTTTCATGCTTGTAACAACACTTGCGGGGCACACCTGCGTTAACGCAGGAGTTGACGAATCCAATATTGAGCACGGATTTCTACTCTACCCTCCTGAAAACTCGGACGCCAGTGCTTCAAAACTTGGAAATGAGCTCGAAAGAATTAGTGGAAAAAAGTTAAGTGTAATTGTTACGGACACGAACGGAAGAGCCTTCAAGATCGGGCAGACCGGGGTTGCTATAGGGATTTTCAAAATCAAACCGATAAAACGCTGGATAGGGGAAAAGGATCTCTTCGGCAAAACCCTGGAGATTACAGAAGAAGCAATTGCTGATGAGCTTGCAGGCGCTGCCAACCTTTTAATGGGAGAAGGAGCAGGCGGCATTCCCGTTGTAATCATTCGCGGGCTTGATTACTACTTCGAAGGGAACACATCTATAAAAGAGTCATACCGCCCTGAAGATATGGATGTTCTCAAAAAAGGGCTTCGATGCCTGCGAAACAAAAGATGA
- a CDS encoding Hsp20/alpha crystallin family protein, whose translation MRWPAKRSFSGPSRWDPFEEIRRTQERLNQLFEDFMPMEEWGGGKVYTPAIDIKEEEDKLLVTTDLPGINKEDVEINLKEDMLEISAKTGKEKESEEEGYLRKERSYTQFYRAVRLPTSVKEEGSTAKIENGVLTISLPKARIEEPTKKIQIE comes from the coding sequence ATGAGATGGCCTGCTAAAAGATCGTTTTCAGGACCCTCACGCTGGGATCCTTTTGAAGAGATTAGAAGAACACAGGAACGTCTGAACCAGCTGTTTGAAGACTTCATGCCCATGGAAGAATGGGGAGGCGGAAAAGTATACACTCCTGCCATCGACATAAAGGAAGAAGAAGATAAACTTCTGGTCACCACAGACCTCCCAGGAATCAATAAGGAAGATGTGGAAATCAACCTCAAAGAAGATATGCTTGAGATCAGTGCGAAGACCGGCAAGGAAAAAGAGTCCGAAGAAGAAGGATACCTGCGTAAGGAAAGATCATACACGCAATTTTACCGTGCAGTCCGCCTGCCAACCAGTGTCAAGGAAGAAGGCTCTACTGCAAAAATAGAGAATGGTGTTCTGACAATATCATTGCCTAAAGCGAGAATCGAAGAGCCGACAAAAAAAATACAGATTGAGTAA